From the genome of Halomonas sp. I5-271120, one region includes:
- a CDS encoding VWA domain-containing protein, with product MRVMFGAVLGCLLWSTSVFAQQVTEDVESQNDKRQADVAADVRVIFDVSGSMQDNDPERLSASALELIASLLPEGSRGGLWTFGERVENPLPVGPVDRRWREQARSLAPRLVDYQQYTDIEAAIRQASEEPGGERHLILLTDGVIDLDPAGGNKSARDARSRQTLLDELAPALAQRGVTIHAIAFSPQADLALVERLAQSSQGLAALAQTPEDLLRGFLDIFERIFPTDQVPLSDNRFPIDPEVETFSALLFHDPDAAPSVLVGPDGRRYTPENLPSGASWQRQPRFDLITVPSPEEGEWRIEGDLEQDSRVSVVSPLVLHTTKLPATLYQGFDLPLEAWLAREDGTPLEASRRDDMRVTVELQALDGSVMVASPLTQSTPESERFSGVLPAPSLTGNARLVIDVEGERAHRQRVQAVNVLPAISTHREDGQVWFEAEHPELNAANTRLSATLQGETLPVEVFDERRWRVNLPELPADVGVPLQIEAEVDLGGESRELQLPRLLLNPDGRILLDEARLDRAELVSRDLPSMPDDAANVSGADAFDKDAAADRVVETINALPGQAKRLMRDLEEQPRSRLVWAALAAVLLLLMLWGLNARRRRMRQASRHSSQHTSQSDSSRRSEDSHV from the coding sequence ATGCGCGTCATGTTCGGTGCCGTGCTGGGTTGTCTGCTGTGGTCGACCAGCGTTTTTGCCCAGCAGGTGACAGAGGACGTCGAATCACAGAACGACAAGCGCCAGGCGGACGTCGCAGCAGACGTGCGGGTAATCTTCGATGTCTCCGGCAGCATGCAAGACAACGACCCCGAACGGTTGAGCGCTAGCGCCCTGGAGCTTATAGCCTCGCTGCTCCCCGAAGGCTCCCGGGGGGGGCTCTGGACCTTCGGCGAGCGCGTCGAGAACCCGCTCCCCGTTGGGCCGGTAGATCGCCGCTGGCGCGAGCAGGCACGTTCCCTGGCGCCCCGGCTGGTCGACTACCAGCAATACACCGATATCGAAGCGGCTATTCGTCAGGCCAGTGAGGAGCCCGGCGGCGAGCGGCATCTGATACTGCTCACCGACGGCGTGATCGACCTGGACCCGGCCGGTGGCAATAAGTCTGCCCGGGATGCCCGCTCGCGCCAGACGCTGCTCGATGAGCTCGCCCCCGCGCTTGCCCAGCGGGGCGTCACCATCCACGCCATCGCCTTCTCGCCACAGGCAGACCTGGCGCTGGTCGAGCGTCTGGCTCAGTCGAGTCAGGGGCTGGCTGCTCTCGCTCAGACCCCGGAAGACCTGCTGCGGGGCTTTCTCGATATCTTCGAGCGCATCTTCCCGACCGACCAGGTACCGCTCAGCGACAACCGCTTCCCTATCGATCCTGAGGTGGAGACCTTCTCGGCACTGCTGTTCCACGATCCGGATGCGGCCCCCTCGGTGCTCGTTGGCCCCGATGGCCGTCGTTACACGCCCGAGAATCTGCCGTCAGGCGCCAGTTGGCAGCGCCAGCCGCGCTTCGACCTGATCACCGTGCCCTCGCCTGAAGAGGGCGAGTGGCGGATCGAAGGTGACCTGGAGCAGGACAGTCGCGTCAGCGTGGTGTCACCGCTGGTGCTGCATACCACTAAATTGCCCGCGACCCTCTATCAGGGCTTCGACCTGCCGCTGGAAGCCTGGCTCGCCAGGGAGGACGGCACTCCTCTGGAGGCCAGCCGACGTGATGACATGCGGGTCACGGTCGAGCTTCAGGCCCTCGATGGGTCGGTCATGGTCGCCAGTCCGCTGACGCAGTCGACGCCTGAAAGCGAGCGGTTCAGTGGTGTGCTGCCCGCCCCGTCCTTGACCGGCAATGCGCGTCTGGTCATTGATGTCGAGGGCGAGCGCGCCCATCGCCAGCGGGTCCAGGCGGTCAATGTGCTGCCTGCTATCAGCACCCACCGAGAGGACGGCCAAGTGTGGTTCGAGGCCGAGCACCCGGAGCTTAATGCCGCCAACACCCGCTTAAGCGCTACCCTGCAGGGCGAGACGCTGCCTGTCGAGGTCTTTGACGAGCGTCGCTGGCGTGTGAACTTGCCCGAACTTCCGGCTGACGTCGGAGTGCCGCTGCAGATCGAGGCCGAGGTGGATCTGGGCGGTGAGTCGCGGGAGCTTCAACTGCCGCGTCTGCTGCTCAATCCCGATGGTCGCATCCTGCTCGACGAAGCACGTCTGGACAGGGCCGAGCTGGTCAGCCGCGATCTGCCGTCGATGCCGGATGACGCGGCGAACGTGTCCGGGGCAGATGCTTTCGACAAGGACGCTGCCGCCGACCGGGTGGTGGAGACCATCAATGCGCTGCCCGGCCAGGCCAAACGGCTGATGCGTGATCTTGAAGAACAGCCCCGGTCACGGCTTGTCTGGGCGGCGCTTGCCGCCGTATTGCTGCTGTTGATGCTGTGGGGGCTTAACGCTCGCAGACGCCGTATGCGTCAAGCGTCTCGGCATTCGTCTCAACACACCTCTCAATCAGACTCGTCGCGTCGCAGTGAGGATTCGCATGTGTGA
- a CDS encoding class II glutamine amidotransferase produces MCELLGMSANVPTDICFSFAGFLHRGGGTGPHRDGWGIAFYEEGGYREFRDPHPSVDSPIARLIRDYPIKSHIVISHIRQANVGQVRLANTHPFTREMWGRPWCYAHNGQLESWQDLPLGVCQPVGSTDSEHAFCYLMGELRRHFPEPPEDPQALWALLHRCCERLRGKGVFNLLLSDGVHLYSFCSTKLAHITRRAPFGEANLSDAELNVNFAEHTTEHDVVSVLATEPLTDNEDWVRMVPGELLVWHDGEILARFLPESDESI; encoded by the coding sequence ATGTGTGAACTGCTCGGGATGAGCGCCAATGTGCCCACCGATATCTGCTTCAGCTTCGCGGGGTTTTTGCATCGTGGAGGAGGCACCGGGCCCCATCGCGACGGCTGGGGCATCGCCTTCTACGAGGAAGGCGGCTATCGCGAGTTCCGCGACCCGCACCCCTCGGTGGATTCACCCATTGCCCGGCTGATCCGCGACTATCCCATCAAGTCGCATATCGTGATCAGCCACATTCGCCAGGCCAATGTCGGTCAGGTGCGCCTGGCCAACACGCATCCCTTCACTCGCGAGATGTGGGGGCGCCCCTGGTGCTATGCCCATAACGGGCAGCTCGAGAGTTGGCAGGACCTGCCACTGGGCGTCTGTCAGCCAGTGGGCAGCACCGACAGCGAGCACGCCTTCTGCTACCTGATGGGCGAGCTGCGTCGTCACTTTCCCGAACCGCCCGAAGACCCTCAGGCGCTTTGGGCACTGCTACATCGCTGCTGCGAGCGCCTGCGCGGTAAGGGCGTTTTCAATTTGCTGCTTTCCGACGGCGTTCACCTCTATAGCTTCTGTTCGACCAAGCTGGCTCATATCACACGCCGCGCGCCCTTTGGTGAGGCCAACCTGTCGGATGCCGAGCTGAACGTGAACTTCGCCGAGCATACCACCGAGCATGACGTCGTCTCGGTGCTGGCGACCGAGCCCCTGACCGATAACGAGGACTGGGTGCGGATGGTCCCTGGGGAACTTCTGGTCTGGCACGACGGCGAGATACTGGCGCGCTTCCTGCCAGAATCTGACGAAAGCATCTGA
- a CDS encoding S9 family peptidase yields the protein MKAQPSASPIDRFHRPDDPDWHWLENRDDASVNDFLEAANAESSAWFAPLESEVEALYQGHLARRELAVTGLPAPLDHYTYWSETAADADYPRWWRHPLDAPSKRECFLDFEARATSLDFLEVGDMALSPNEAWLAWTEDTSGDEMFTLYLKSLPDGEPQLLLEGIGPELCWAEDDRTLLFTRYDDIHRPESIWRLDTAAPEQEAQLILREDDPEFWLGIGKTRSRTWLVLESASKDTSECYLLPAQLPDSTPQCFRAREAGVEYAIEHRPGHFYVLNNREAPHFRLDVCPENDRDTWQPLIAHRDDQTLEGIDAFGWGLVITERDHDKAQVYLRVLELDTQHGIQRDERLPLPEEPCSLALGDTPHFNERRLLLREESFTLPIRWLSHDLDTGERKLLKEQPVHGSLRPSQLMCRRVWAEAHDGERVPVSIVARADRLGQAPMPTLLYGYGAYGEVLDPWFSVARLELLERGIAFAVAHVRGGGDRGEPWYLAGKLEHKENSFRDFLAARDRLVEMGLSEADRVVAYGASAGGLLVGASLNLDPEAFCAAVLDVPFVDVLRTMENPDLPLTIAEYTEWGNPGDPAVRQRLKDYSPLDNLQAQPYPSVFLQGSWHDARVPYWEPAKLYARLRELDSARGPIILRTDMGAGHGGASGRFKAWRDNARQDAYVLWALGLAELA from the coding sequence ATGAAAGCACAGCCGTCTGCCTCGCCCATCGACCGTTTCCACCGCCCGGACGACCCCGACTGGCACTGGCTGGAAAACCGCGACGATGCTTCCGTTAACGACTTCCTCGAAGCCGCCAACGCCGAAAGCAGCGCCTGGTTCGCGCCACTGGAGTCGGAAGTCGAAGCGCTCTACCAGGGCCACCTGGCCCGCCGCGAACTGGCCGTCACCGGCCTGCCGGCGCCGTTGGATCATTATACCTACTGGAGCGAGACCGCCGCCGATGCCGACTACCCTCGCTGGTGGCGCCACCCGCTCGACGCGCCGTCCAAGCGGGAATGCTTCCTCGACTTTGAGGCGCGCGCCACCTCACTCGACTTCCTCGAAGTCGGCGACATGGCCCTGTCGCCCAACGAAGCCTGGCTGGCCTGGACCGAAGACACCAGCGGCGACGAGATGTTCACGCTCTATCTCAAGTCACTGCCCGACGGCGAACCTCAGCTATTGCTTGAAGGCATAGGTCCCGAACTGTGCTGGGCTGAGGATGATCGCACGCTGCTGTTTACCCGCTATGACGACATTCATCGCCCGGAGAGCATCTGGCGGCTGGACACGGCGGCGCCTGAGCAGGAAGCACAGCTGATCCTGCGCGAAGACGATCCTGAGTTCTGGCTGGGCATTGGCAAGACGCGTTCGCGCACCTGGCTCGTGCTGGAGAGTGCTTCCAAGGACACCAGCGAATGCTACCTGCTGCCGGCCCAGCTGCCGGATAGCACGCCACAGTGTTTCCGAGCGCGGGAAGCCGGCGTCGAATACGCGATCGAGCATCGCCCCGGTCATTTTTACGTCCTCAACAACCGCGAGGCACCGCATTTCCGACTGGATGTGTGCCCGGAAAACGACCGCGACACCTGGCAGCCGCTGATTGCCCATCGCGATGATCAGACCCTCGAGGGCATCGACGCCTTTGGCTGGGGGCTGGTGATCACTGAACGCGATCATGACAAGGCTCAGGTGTATCTGCGGGTGCTCGAGCTGGATACCCAACACGGTATCCAGCGCGACGAGCGCCTGCCGCTGCCCGAAGAACCCTGCAGCCTGGCTCTGGGGGATACCCCGCACTTCAACGAGCGCCGGCTACTGCTGCGCGAAGAATCCTTCACCCTGCCGATTCGCTGGCTCAGCCACGACCTGGACACCGGGGAGCGCAAGTTGCTCAAGGAGCAGCCGGTGCATGGCAGTCTGCGCCCGTCGCAGTTGATGTGTCGGCGAGTGTGGGCCGAGGCCCACGATGGCGAACGGGTCCCGGTGTCCATCGTTGCCCGCGCTGATCGTCTCGGTCAGGCTCCGATGCCGACCCTGCTCTACGGTTACGGCGCCTACGGAGAAGTGCTCGACCCATGGTTCTCGGTCGCCCGGCTTGAACTGTTGGAACGGGGCATCGCCTTCGCCGTCGCTCATGTGCGTGGCGGCGGCGACCGAGGCGAACCCTGGTACCTGGCCGGAAAGCTCGAACACAAGGAAAACAGCTTCCGAGACTTCCTGGCCGCCCGTGACAGGCTGGTCGAGATGGGGCTGAGCGAGGCGGATAGGGTCGTGGCCTATGGAGCCAGTGCCGGCGGGCTGCTGGTAGGGGCAAGCCTCAACCTTGACCCGGAAGCCTTCTGCGCTGCGGTGCTCGATGTCCCCTTCGTGGATGTGCTACGCACCATGGAAAACCCGGACCTACCCTTGACTATCGCCGAGTACACGGAATGGGGCAATCCGGGAGACCCGGCGGTACGTCAGCGCCTCAAAGACTATTCACCGCTGGACAACCTCCAGGCGCAGCCCTACCCAAGTGTCTTCCTGCAAGGCAGCTGGCATGATGCCCGGGTGCCCTACTGGGAGCCCGCCAAGCTCTACGCCCGATTGCGGGAACTGGATAGCGCCCGTGGCCCCATCATCTTGCGCACCGACATGGGAGCAGGCCATGGCGGTGCTTCCGGCCGCTTCAAGGCCTGGCGCGACAACGCCCGCCAGGATGCCTATGTTCTCTGGGCCCTAGGGCTGGCCGAGCTGGCCTGA